The window AATTTAGACCTATtatcgaaaagtcccaggttcgaataccaataccaatctgactcatgtagttttcatcgaccagcacttgcttccggtgaaaaaaaaacatcgtgaggaaacctgcacactggttgatggTTTAGTTCActactagtgtgtatgcacctacctgccgctagatggcggtgtGCAGTCGTAGAAGTCTTGAcagatgcttttaggcgacttgaataaaatctgatatcagTGTTGGCaatacactcgatatgatgatgattatgaataaaaatgtttcgtGGCGGTTACGGGTTGGTCTGATCTTAGTGGCCAGGGATTTTTGAaaagatattttctttttttttataatgtccaACTGGTGCCTGTAAAAAGCCTGTAATTTCCACAAAACCCTGTAATTTCCAAACAAAGACTTCAgagatgttttatttcaaacatacTAATTTACATGTTCATATATCGTTTGGCGAGTATCAGCCGACTTCTGGGCACCCTACAGTCAGTGAGGGGGTGCACTCTGTCGCTCCACACGAAGGCCGGGTCCTCTTGCAGTGTTGCGAGGGCTTGCAGTGCTTCCTGTTTGGTGAGGGGTGTCTCTGGAGCTTCGGTTACGCGGGAAAGCCATCGGGCTTCCACGCAACTATGGAGTGAAATTAGAGTCACAATTGTCACAAAATCTAATCttaactttcgcgttgcataattatatgcCCGTATTTAATACCTGTTCTttagtatataaaatctaatctaatttagtataatatatttatataatatatatttattataatatataacttttcGTAGCTTGCTATACATTCGTAAGATGTTAAatgtatccttacatatattaataggttttttacaaaaataataattttttatacaagcttttatcgtTATAAGAGAGATCTTTTTGCATTAAATGTGTGACAGATGTGTGTAAAATCGTGtctgtgcagtaaaccgttgaggagttcccatgTCAGAACAACTAAATGGGGtaatggaaaatataatattacaagaaGACTAACCTTGGACAAGTGTCAGCCGGCACCATCAGTGATGTGGGCAGCGGTGTGAGCTGTTGGGGCAGCTCGCACTGGACTAGGTACATCTTCAGTCGGCCGCCTCCTTTGTGACCGATCTTCTGGACGTGTCGCTCCTGTAACAAGACCCGAAGTACAGAATATGATATTAAGATAACCCATTTTTAAGAAGACATcttcttgtaaatatttttatattctctttctatttaataaagcttttattttttttttatgcacaCAACATTCGCTCACGGATCTAATGGAAGAAATCCTTTTGAATCAGGTGGAATCTTTATAATGTTGTCTATTcatattgtctaaataacagtgaaaactgcatcaaaatcccaGACGGCCGTGGAGtgagcatggaattagtaggtactcgtacAACGTACTAACTAAATTCATGGGAGTGAGAGGTAAACTGAATGAAAGATTAAGTCAAACATCTGTGTTTGACAtcgtcgaaacgctctgagaaccagaACCAACTTTAATATACGCTTTGTGTGGTGCATACGCGTTTGGAAGGGTAGAAAGAAAGTAAAATACGttctaacataaaaataaatggtttgaATGATATCTTGAATCTTTTCCATGATGAGGCGCATGGTCAGGTTGAACTTCCACAAGGAAGGGCCCTTCCCACCCAGCAGGCTCTGGTAGGGCTCCAGGGAGCAGTCCAGGAATCTGAAGCAAATGATTCCTATTCTTATACTAGTATTCGCCCGCGTAAGCGAGCGTGCGgtttgcctgatggtaagcaaacaccgcgtggtatatcatatattaatattataggtactaCCCATAATcttaccctgttattcataaaaaaaagttaaaaaagacTAAGCTGAAGTAAGTTAAGTCACTGTGTATgtaagaaaacaaacaaaacatactttaaagtatgctttaactttttaaaagtgGTTCTAGTATCTCAAATCTTGACTCTGTCTCCTCTGTACGTGATAAAGACGTGACACTGTATCTGTATAACATtagtattcaaattcaaaattctttattcattttaggatgatatacatcacttattgacgtcaaaaaattacttaaactaagtctactgccggcttccaaagcgcaggtgaagaagaaacggcgcaacaaacttcaccgcggccttttctccgaggacgtcaattaacaaatgtaggtcttatatacatatattaaaaatattatgtagtatGGATAtgtcacaatttttttgatCATTCTAATTCGTCTCCATTATGTATGTAACTTGGAGCAAAAATATCAGaaatttttgccccaagttacATAATAGAGCACTAGTTACCTGATGCATACCTACTTCagttaactttattaattagacACATGCCAATTAAAAGTTTCGGGGTAAATACGTTATGAACAAACAAAAGTTGCACAAGGCGCGAAGCGTTAGACTTTCCTTAATTGTGTACAATTTTGTTGTGAGTTGAAAATCGCTGGCGTATTGTGATTGTTTCAGTAAATTGTTCAAGTAAtcgtgtaattaaataatggaTATAGTATACCTAAaaggacagtttagttccctggTATATGCGAGttcctgccactagatggcggtaagtaatcgtaaaagtcatgtcaaatttgagaccagtgttagcaataacacactcgatatgatgacaATGTTGAGTATAAAAAAGGCTGTAGGTTTTCGCGCTTGTACTTTTCATtctatccttacatattataaaagaaattctaCTGTTCTTCAAGTTCTTTCTCAAAAACAAACgcacgaattttcatacaGTTTTCCTcaatagacagtgtgattcctaaggaaggtttaagttACAGACATATATTAACCTCAAGGCTatagacttatatattaagcTCAAATCGTATCTCTCATGGCAACATTTCTAATATTGATCTTGTGCTATCAGAAGTAACTATTCTTcgctgacgaagtcgcggaTAAACAGCTAGCGTTgttataaatagaattaaatcgCATGCATATGAAATGCAATGATGATAAATGAAGTTAATTCTGAAGCAGATCATTTCCCATTTTGACGGgatcgaacttgggaccttggCACGATGATCATTAGACTACAGAGGaaataatcctactaatattatgaatgcgaaaatttgtgaggaagtatgtgtgtatgttcgtTAGTCTTTCACGTGATATCtgctggacggattgttatgaaatttacacgggtagaatataacttggaataacccatacattttatcccgatattcccatgggagcaAAGTCCCGGggcagctagtataataataattaatacatcaACAAGCATACGATTGGTTGTCATATGGAGCTGACGTTGACTGATGCAGGTCATCATGGCCGGCTGACTGTCATTATCCGATCATTACtggttaaatataatttaatcgaCTTATTCATTGcgattttatcaatttattttaacgaaTTGTGAAAACTAAACGACATTTACAGAAGATTGAGTTACtacacttaatttttttcttattgtgtAAACATCGGTGacatgtgttttattttgacggcctcggtggcgcagtggtaaagttcttgccactgaaccgagagtgcccgggttcgatccccggtcgggtcatgatggaaaataatctttttctgattggaccgggtcttggatcattccacgtaatgaccacgaccctcagccatgaggaataggactatgaagaagtgtttaattgtaagtaaataacCACGACTTTCAGCCATGAAGAATACGACTGTAAGAAAGGAAGGAACTCTTATGATTTCCTACAGAATTGcaatagagagagagagagagagaaagaatcCCGCATTCCGTGCTGCAATTGCATGGCACAGTCACGTGCCTCAGTTATCCATTTGTAACCAGCTAGCTACTGGATTACtgccattttatatttttcttagagaaattaaatttttttacttattaattgggaattgaatgatatttttacaaacttttatttatcatgctatataatgtaattatgtatgtatgagggtaaattatgtatgtaggtatgtttccCGTTTTCCTCGTGGACCAACTGATATGCACAATTAGTTGGGTCattaggaatattttttttccaaattattccCATAGACACAACcacatacctacttatcaTAGTTCCAATACACACAATTaatcgggtggaatcttgtaactcaattttaaagAAGATATCTTCAACGGCTTGAGCtgatattttgtatacatgtttGGGTTCAATGATAATACATCAATATGATATGCATATAAAACATGTGTCCATGAATTTGGACATGGTATAAAGGTCGAAGACGCTGGTAGACGAATTGCGCATAATAGAAAGAATGCACTTGCTAggcaagtttatttgttagacaaattaaaaaaaaccccgacttgcaatattcatttcgctacaacttttgaacggccgaacagattttcatgaaacatgactaagaacactcgggataaaattatctatgacacaaaaaaataataaacgaaTATCGCTTCATCCGTTTgcgagctacgatgccacagacagatacacagacagacacgttaaatttataactcccctctttttgcgtcgggggttaaaaagaagACCATCGATAGACCAAAGCAGTGACGGAGTGGTGGCCGAGACAAGGACAGAGAGCGGTTGGTAGACCATCAGCTGCTGGTCAGGTGACATTGTTTGGGGCACGGGAAAGCGATGGGTGAGACTGCACAGGATCGTAGGGAGTTGAAAAAGCGTCTATGGGTATAGGGGTTGGTTTATACAGGCTGTAGACAGTGATGCTGATTGATAGACAAagacaatgtttatttatttgcaaaaacaagagtttacattttttttcaatgtggtgttaaaagaaaaacttaatcctacatgtttcaccgtccacgggtatgcaaagttaaatggagagcatgctatcatcccacacaacaaaatcgaataaataaaagtaactaaattaactaaatttgtatctaaatctatcattaaaaaaattgttcaaattataataacatttatcaatcagcaaggacctgaggtgcttattaataaatttaaattctgatctttaaattgttatggaatttcgttataaattttaggtgccatacatacaatacttttactgagtaatgCCGTTTTAGAAGGGTATAAACATAGTCTATAATTATCCCGATGATTTCTTAACACAATATCACAAAGGcgtgggaataaatgagcattatatttaacaaatattgcaacctcaagtatgtaaagtgaaGGAAGTGTTAGAATTGTATGTActttaaatagatatagaaaaaatagataaactgtttatttatatagaagaCACACAATATACATTTGTGATACAGTAAACCATTAATATACAGGACAAATACACAAGGAATGTTGATGAGAAGCCTGTGtcaaaaattgcattttttaataacatgtcATAATGCAATACGTGCCAATGTTATCTCTCTCGCATGTTCCCTTACAAAAGACAAGGATATGCATATACGTTAGTGAGCTGAATAATCAACCAGAATACAGACAGGTACACCATTTATACTAAACGGACATTCACATTATACTATACCACCAAGTGGTGGCCAATCTGTCTCATGTACAGTACAAATGAGTCAGACATATTACTCATTTAGCACGAATACTATTCGAAACTGGTAACTTTGGGACACAAGCTCTCtgcataatttcaaaatactgTGATTTCTCAATGGcagatacaaaaaattatcGTCAAAAGTGTAGATTATTCTAGGCCTAACATTATACTAACGAGCTAATTACTCACTTGAACATATCGGCAATCTTATCCATAGTCCTATTCATCAACTGTATTCGTTCGTTGAGTGTGCTGCGCAGTGCTTCGTTACTTGATTTCTTCACTTCTAACTCTTCTTTCATATGCTGTAGCTTACCTTGCCGTTTGGATACTTTCATCTCATTCCAGTCGCGACGGTCcactaaaaaattaataattcctTTAATATTTGTCTATACGCTTGTCTGCCTCTTTTCAATTCTCTTCTCATGGGTctgctggaagaaatttcattcataataaGCAGCGCCTTTACTTCTTCCGTCCAATAGAGAAAACAAAAGAACATCGGATCTCAAAGCTGTGATGCATCAGTTGTGAGATCCGATGTTCTTAAGGAAGATACTGCACAGAATAGTGAACTTCTTTGCTTGACGATGACAACCGACAAGTTATTAGCAGACAATGAGCGGAAGAGAGGCTAATGAAAAAAAGCGAAAAAAATGGaggttataaaatacattttcttgcAGAAAAGGCGTCATATCTTTATGATTTCTCTAAAATCAAAGGTTCTCACCAACATCTTGTCTAATCTTCGCCACATTGCGCGTGAGCACTTCAATCTCAGCGCAGTACTCGGTCATAAGCAGATACATACTGAAGTTCTGTTGTTCTATCTGTCTGAAcatctttataattttctccGGGTTTTCCTCTTTGGCGTAgttctaaaaaataatgattataaaataataaaacagacaattttactttttctgaCACTGTCCTTATCTTGGATGAACCATCCGCTTATGTATATCATAATGGATTCATTGGAACAAGAGCCTCgtgtaaaatttcatgattcGAGGAATTTCCTCGTCGAGAGCAGAGAGTGCACGTTCAGCTCGTTTATCAACGATCCATTATCAACTAAACCAAacgtttatacaaaatattagcTCCATCGTCTGAAGATCAAAGTTTCCTTGCAAAAACGGGTATCCTATTAACTTGTTCAGAACATACATAGATGAACTctgaaaacatataatttttctgGAGAAGCAATCGTGTAGAGGATCTAACATCCATACTATCAGGTACAATTACAGTATCTACGTCTTTATCCTATAtagggtagacagagccaagagttgcgcAACTCGAAGGACAGATTTAACTAGTGGGCTTACATTAATAGTTTCAATAATCGCGTTATGAGCGTCACACTCCTTCTCTATCGTCTCTATTTCTTGCAGCCTCTCTTTCTCTTCCCTCTCCTCCTGTTTCTTATTTACTCTCATCACCCCTTTAGCAGATAGGAAGTGGTACAGTTTCATCTCATGGTCGTAGGATTTTTGGAGCTCTCGCATTTCCTGGAacgtaaaatataagtataggtATTTCATCTTTCGGAAtctgttcatttatttttgcgtCCAATATTTATGGGAAAAGAAAAGCGATCTTGGGCTTGCATTGATTTTTGTTTCTCCTATtggttagtattttattacaaatacattatatatgtatttgttataaaatactaaccaatataaacatctaagacccgggcaaatcagaaaaagatcattttccatcacgacccgaccggggatcgaacccgggacctctcgattcagaggcaaggcactttaccactgcgccaccgaggtcgtcatttgTGTATAAGTAACTTGGAACACCAaagtttgataataaaaataataaatatatataatagctctgttttttcaaaaaattgttattactgTTTAATTTGACCGTAAAAATGTGTCTAAAGCCTAACTCCTGAACAAATGCTTTTGGTCATTGTATTGTAATCAAAACATGCCCCACGACGGATCATCGTGCTACGTCGTCGCGATTGAGCAATGGGACATGGCTCTCACTAATCTACCGACTTATAGATATAGTATAACGCACTAATGACTGTTATTATAAGATTCGTCGCATGATATGTCTACCATTGATTAGCAGCGAAAGGACAATTCCATCATTATTGCCCCAAAGGACAATAAACCTTAATTTGACACAAATAAGATTTACATTTAACTGGTGTCGAGAAAACTAATTTACAAATAGTAGATTTCATGTGATTACATTGTTGCGAAgacctttatatattttttttatttgtgttgactttatttttattagtaaactCATCACCATAATCTTTTTCATCCTCGCGTTTCCATTCTCAACTGTGACGCTCCGAAACCcactaaaataaactattttttttaaaaacattcgactgagattttacaaccggccgatTTTACAAGCAcaaacagcattcccaaaaagggtCAGTCaccctttttgggaatgctgtttgTGCTTGTCAGATTTCAAGGGTAATCTTATTCCTTAGTCGCGATTTTGTTGTGGATTTATGGTCGGGAAACGCAAGTTACTGGTCATCTCGTACACGAACTgatcatctcgtttctcatatattttcatgtaagttaattgtgtttcacatcaatatatatatatatatatatatatatatatatatatatatatatatatatatatatatatatatatatatatatatatatatatatatatatatatatatatatatatatatatatatatatattataatcagcactcggatcatcttttgactatgtacattatgtacttttatatattattagaaaaaaaacttgtaaaccttgtaagaaacaataatggtaagccgatctggcatgatagggaccaacactgttcaaatgagtttctttcggcatttcttctcagcagtggtcgttccgaaatgccagtagcttgtagcttgtgagaaataactataaatataaaaattgacgagaaaattatactatactaaactataaatataaaaattgacgagataTATTCgagcctgtgaaggtctaattcctgaataaatgatttgaatttgatttttttacgctaaACCTCGGCTTTGGGgcatcacagctccgaatgcaatcgggaacacgcgaagatgagagagagttaACCAAACTATTAATCGAAATACTACTAGAACGAGTTTACTTGAACTTGCAGCATCTGATCCATTCTCCCTTTCTCCTGTATGGACCTTAGCTTGGCGACCCATTCGTCTCTCTGGTCGTACGCCAGGGTGGACGACTCGAACAGGTCCGTTAGAAACTTCTTCCCTTTGTTCAGAGCCGTCAGCATTTTCGTCCAGGACTTGTTGAAGAGCGCTCTGGAAGGATTTTACAGAAATTAAGATTAAACAAGTTATTTCAACAtcatagatagatagataaactatttatttatatcgaagacacacaatatacatttatgataCAGTAAACCATTAATATAAAGGACAAATACACAAGAAACATTCTACATAACTATACAATAATGTGCCGCAGCGATATAAAAGGGCAGTATCTCAGTGCATATTCTGCTCAACAAAGAGAGCAGGGGTTTTCGGATACCACCAGAGGGTACACGGGATTTCACGCATATCGAAGACGGTCGCGCTacagtaattatataataattaataaacacttaaaataacacatttaaaataataacattgctaatattatgaagacaGTAGGAGGTAGACTAAACGAATACAAATTCGATTTAAACCGAAACTAACACAATAGCACCAGAAAACACTCGTCACATGTCACACTACTAACACAAGATTAACGTTAATTGAATAGTGAGCTTTAGTGACATCAGCACCTATACTTTATTTGTACAAGCGGGATCAAGgtccgaagcacggaggagcttGAGAtaatttttggtcacccatcaaATGGCTGACCATTCCGATAGAGGCTACTATTGCGGGCCGAGcgaacatttttttctatctttCACCATGGATCTTAGCATATTCCTGGACATATGATTTTTATCTTGATACTATATCAAGATAAAAATCATATGTATAACAAACAGCCAAGAACCAGATGGCGAGATAACTTGGACAGATTCCGGTCAAAAACTGGACAACTACGAACAGGACCGGACCAAATGGAAAGAATGGAGGGaggtctttgcccagcagtgggacacctgatggctgtaaataaatagagaaTAACTGAATAGTGGTGATGCTCTCCTTTTTTTAGGATTAGTAGCACAGTGTCACAAAGTTATTCGACGGAATTGCTAAAGACGAAGTAGCTGCCAGCGTTGATTACGCAGTTACGCAGgattgtcacaaaatatgaaagacgtgataaaaaacctttcCTTCAGCCTTCCCAAGCCCTGGGTGGAGGCGTTCGAAATTCAACTGTAGTTAAAAAAGATGTCTGTCAGCTGTGTTGGTAGTATTACCTGTCTTTAAGCATATGCTCAATCTCATCTCGTATCTTCCTGTTCTCAGCCTGCAGCACATCGAACCTCCGAGTGGCTACTTCAAGCTGGTTCTCCGTGGACACCAGCCGTTGTTCACTTTGCGTCCTACGCTCTGCCATCTGTGGAATTATATTGCTCGTAGAAACTAGAcagaaacattatatttactagtttttatttacgcagtttcatgcaaaatttcacctACTTTCTTTtatcctacagagttgaaatgtTTACCGGTAACAGGATCTCTGGGAAACGACTGTACTATCGTCAGAATGTCACATATAGCAAAGAGTCTGAAGTCCTGTAGTTTGGGATATGCTGACTATTGCTGACCCTAATAGTGCCAGTCGTTTATTAGCTATCGAGTCATAATATCACAAGATTCATATCACGGTCTTCTCTGTATCTGCACTGGCTTTACAAGCTGAAAGTCTTTACTCGATAATGAACTGTCGGTAATAAAAAAGCATTTACCTCCCCTTGGCTAGCAGTAACCACCTTCTTGAGAAGCAGCATTTCTTGTTTATCATTTTCCAACAGCTCTTCAAGCTGATTCATCATTGTTATTCCAtcttaaaataagattttcaaattaaagttTGCACTAACTTTAACTAAAAGGAAATCATGACTGAACATCATGATACCAAAAAGAGTTACGAATAGTTTCTGAGAAATTAATCTCATTCAATTTGATGGTTTCACGTATTCCTGAGAAAAGACCTTAACAGACGGATAGACAGCACAATACACAAGTGGTTATCATACACGTAATCTCAAAAACAATCTTGTAATCTCTGGATAAAAATCAAGTTAGAATGTCATTAGATATTGTAAACTCAATTGAAAGtagttttaattgatattaatttgattagttTTAATCGGAATATCAATCAGATTAGGTACAAATGTAATCGATTACGCTCAACGCGTTGCACtgagaaaaacaatattgtctTTCACTATAGTTGAGATCAATAGTTGCGATGGATCATCTTTCTATATATCTTTTCTTGTATGTGtgttatattttctgtattattgttgcttttatatattataactagcggttatatatttttacccgtcccggcttcgctcgggtaaaagcaataaataatacatctaAACTTTCCCCatgaaccacactatctattggcgaaaaccgcgtgaaaatccgtgcagtcgtttttgagtttatcgcgaacagacagcaCAGAACAGACGCAACAGAGGAgctctgttttataatatgtgaggATAAGGATTTACCTTCTGCGTCCTGCGCCGTGTTTATTCTCAGAAGTAAGGCTTCTTTCAAGTCCTGTTTCATTCGTTTGTCCTTTTTCTTATGCGCGCCTGATCTCGCTATCTGCAATTAATTGGTGTAGTGTAAACATACGTATACATAATGCCTCTACACTATCGCACTAT is drawn from Plodia interpunctella isolate USDA-ARS_2022_Savannah chromosome 24, ilPloInte3.2, whole genome shotgun sequence and contains these coding sequences:
- the LOC128680515 gene encoding coiled-coil domain-containing protein 63-like; this translates as METQAGDTPPAGNDMEMLKKMEDEHLRLQRQVRMIQTDRKNRTMGVHPQFRRQDTHLRKLKKDYINLCKDLKIARSGAHKKKDKRMKQDLKEALLLRINTAQDAEDGITMMNQLEELLENDKQEMLLLKKVVTASQGEMAERRTQSEQRLVSTENQLEVATRRFDVLQAENRKIRDEIEHMLKDRALFNKSWTKMLTALNKGKKFLTDLFESSTLAYDQRDEWVAKLRSIQEKGRMDQMLQVQEMRELQKSYDHEMKLYHFLSAKGVMRVNKKQEEREEKERLQEIETIEKECDAHNAIIETINNYAKEENPEKIIKMFRQIEQQNFSMYLLMTEYCAEIEVLTRNVAKIRQDVVDRRDWNEMKVSKRQGKLQHMKEELEVKKSSNEALRSTLNERIQLMNRTMDKIADMFKFLDCSLEPYQSLLGGKGPSLWKFNLTMRLIMEKIQDIIQTIYFYERHVQKIGHKGGGRLKMYLVQCELPQQLTPLPTSLMVPADTCPSCVEARWLSRVTEAPETPLTKQEALQALATLQEDPAFVWSDRVHPLTDCRVPRSRLILAKRYMNM